A stretch of DNA from Deinococcus aestuarii:
GGTTCGTGTACAGCACCCAGGACTCCTTTGACGACGAGACGGAATACCCGGTCGTCTTCTCGGCCCGGGCCGTGGACAACTTGGGCGCGACCGCCAGCACGCAGACCTCGCAGACCAACGCGGTCCTCGGGGCAGATTTGGGCAACGACGGTCGGAGCATCACCTACCAGCCCCTGCGCGCGATCAACCTCGGCGGCCCGGCGGTCACCCAGGACCGGATCGTGTACGCGGCGGGCGGCGGGGGTGGGTTGACCTCGAACGGCACGGCGAACGTGCTGCCTGCGGACCGGGCCCTGGTGCCGCCCGTGACCGACCCCGACCGGGAGGCCATCGTCCGGAGCGCCGTCTCGGGTGCGGGTCCCCTGGCGCTGGCGCTGCCCCTTCCGAACACCTCTTACAACGTCTACCTGTACGTGCACTCCGAAGACGCAACCCCCTATGAGGTGCAGATGGAGGGCCGGAGCGTTGCGCGCTTCGATCCGGGGGAGGCGGGCCGCTGGGACAAACTCGGTCCCTTCCCGGTCAGCGTGGGCGACGGCGTGTTGAACGTGGCGACGACCGGCACGGCCGCGGCGAGCTTCTCGGCCATCGAGGTCTGGCGGCGGCCCCAAGCGGGCGACACAGCGCCGACGGTGAGCTTCAACCCCGTGCCCAAATCCTTTCAGGCCGCGGGCCAGGACCTCCCGCTGTCCGTGGACGCCTCGGACGCCGACGGGATTGCGAAGGTCGAGTTCTATCTCGAATACGCTGGCAGCGGCTTCCAGTCCGACGCGCAGATCGTCAAGATCGGTGAGGCCACGACCGCTCCTTACAACGTCGTGTTGAAAAACCCTCCCTCTGGCCCTTACAACATCGTTGCCCAGGCCACCGACAAGACCGGGTTGAGTACCCGGACCGGGGCCAGCGTCTTCTTCGCGCAGAGCAGCCCGTAAGAGCGGAGGCTTGACACCTGCCCCTGCTGAACCGGCGAAAGACATCACCGGTCCAGCAGGGGCCTCAAGTTGAGAGGCGCCGTGTGCGGGGACCCCGCAGGCAGTTTCTCACTTTCATTGACGCGCCTCAAAGGGCACGCCGGGCTCGCTCTCGCTCTCCCTCAAAAGTTCTTCCAGGATCAGCCGTTCTCGGTCAATCCGTCTCCCCAGCCCCATACCACGTGGGGGATTGGCCTGTGCTTGCGAGGCAGTCCAACTTTCATGAAGGCACCATTATTGTGAAGTTTTTCTCTCTCAGGATAGGGTGAGTTCAGTTCCACAAAAGATGAGACGAGGAGGAGCCACTGGTTCCCCTACCCTGTGGGACGAAAAAGGGAAAGACGATGACTTACACGAGACTTAACCAGAGGGCGAATCTTTCCGGAGCTCGAATGAGGCGTCACGCCGGGTTGGTGCTGCTGAGCCTGACGCTGGCGGCGTGCAGTCAGCAGGCCAACACGCCGACGGCCACCAGCGACTTGCAGTGGGAAGCGGAGGCGGGCACCATCCAGGCTTTCACGACGCCGCAGACGGTCGCCGACCCCCGCAACGGGGGCCGCATCATCAACGACCCCGCCGCCTCCGGGGGCAAGGCCGTCATCCTGCTCGGCACCAACGACAACGTGCGCTTCGTCGTTCCCGGCAGCGTCAAGGCCGGCCGCTACACCGTCTCGGTCCGGGGCAAGGGCGAGGCGTACAAAGGCTGGCCTACCGTCGACCTCAACGACGAGCGGCAACGCCGGCTGGCAGTCGCCACGCTGGATTCGGCGACGTATGTGACGCGGAAGTTCGGGGAGTTCGATCTGAAGCCGGGGCAGGTGTTCAACCTGTCGTTCATCAACGACCTGTACGAGGGCCGGGGCAAGGACCGCAACGCCGTCGTGGACTACCTCGTCATCGAGCCCGTCGGGACGACGCCCACCCCGCCCGCCAACCAGGCGCCGACCGTTACGCTGAGCGTCGAGAACGGAGTTCTACCTGCGTTTGAGTCCGATACCTCCGGCATCGAGAGTTTCGCGGACGATAACAACATCATCTTGAACGCTGGCGCTTCCGACCCAGACGGCAAGATAGTGAAGGTTGAATTTTACGCCGACGGCACCAAAATCGGCGAGGACATGACCGCGCCCTACAGCCTCGTGCTTGCACGCGAAGGCGATGTGGATACCACCTTCGCCACAAACTTCACGGCCCGGGCCATTGACCACCAAGGGGCGGCGACCACTTCCGATCCGCGTTTGACGGTCTCCTACTCCGGCAACTCCACCATCTCGGTGTCCCGCGCGATCAATTTCGGCGGGCCGGACGTGCAGATTCAGAGTTACGAGCCGCTGTTCCTCGGCCCAAATTTCTCGGCGGGCGAGGGGGCGGGGATCACGACGAACGGCACCTCCACCGTCTTGCCCACCAGCGCGCCGCTCTCGCCCACTCCCGAGCCCGACCGCGAGGCCCTGGTCCGCAGCGCCCTGTCACGTCAGGGGGGGCTGGAGGTCAACGTGCCGCTGCCCAACGCCTCTTACGAGATCTACCTGTGGGTCCGCGCGGAGGACGCGACCGCCTACGACATCCGGATGGAAGGGCAGACCGTCGGGCGGTTCGATCCCGGCGCGGCGGGCCAGTGGAAGCGGCTCGGGCCCATCAATCTCAGCGTGGGTGACGGCGTGCTGAACGTGGCGAGCACGGGGACGGCCACAGCTAATTTCTCGGCCATCGAGGTGTACCGCAGGCCACAGGCGGGGGACACGATCCCCACGGTGACCCTGACCCTCCCAGCCTCCTCCTCTTTCGTGACCCCGGTCCCCGCAGGTCAGCCGCTGACCCTGGCGGCGGAATCTTCGGACCCGGACGGCATCGCGCGGGTCGAATTCTTCGCCTTTCCCTACGGCGGCGGTACCCCGGTTCAAAAGATCGGCGAGGCCACGAGCGCGCCCTATACCGTCGTCTGGCGGAACACCCCGACCAGCGGCCTCTACAACATCCTGGTCGTCGCTACCGACAACGCTGGTGTTTCCTCCAGGCAAGGGAACCCCACGCGGGGAGGCGTGACCGTCGCCTTCTCTTCTCCGTAAACAGTTCTTATTGTCCCCCAGAGCTGGCCTTTTTCTTCCGTTCACGGCCCCCACCCCGCGTGGGGGTCTTCCCTTTCCTGCCCTTCCTGCCCGGGGGCACAGACGCCCTCACCCCCCGCTGCCCTATCATGGAGGGTATGGCGTATACCATCCTCGTCGCGGACGACGACTCGGCCATCCGCACCATGCTGGAGGTGATCTTGTCGGCGGACGGGCACACCATCACGGCGGTGGCCGACGGGCGGGCGGCGCTGGAATACCTGCAAGGCCACACGCCGGATGCGCTGCTGCTCGACGTGGATATGCCGCTGATGGACGGCTTCGAGATCTGCTCGCGCGTCAAGCGGGTCAAGCGGCTGCGGGGTACGCCCGTGCTGCTCATGACGGCCCTCGACGACGACCACACCCGCGACCAGGCCAAGCTCGTCGGCGCGGACGACCTCGTGTACAAGCCCCTGAGCGGCAAGAACCTGCGCGGGAGACTCTCGCACCTGATCGAGGCCCGGCGCCCGCGCGAGACGGGCACGCCCTAGGAGAAGTCACGTGTTCCTGAGATTTGTCAAACTCACCACCTCCCTGCTGCTCGCGGGCGGCGTCGCGGCGGCGGGCGTCGGCGCCACCTACGCGACGAAGTGGGCGCGCGAGCTGCCCGACTACCGCACCCTCGACACCTTCACCTTTGGGGCCGAGACGCGCGTCTACGCCCGCGACGGCACGCCGCTGGGTACCCTCGTCCCCAAGATCGGCGAGCAGGCGGTCAGCCGCACCCTCGTCCGCCTCGACGAGATCAGCCCCTACATGACGGCGGCGCTGATCGCCAACGAGGACCGGCGGTTTTTCGAGCACTACGGCCTGGACCCCTACGGCATCGGGCGGCAGTTCCAGCGGGTCGCACAGGGCGAGGACGTGCAGGGCGGCTCCACCCTGACCAACCAGCTCATCAAGAACACCCTGCTCTTCGACGAGTACAAGCAGGCGCGCACCCCCGACCGCAAGGTCAAGGAGTGGATGCTCTCGGTGCAGGTCGAGCGGGCCTTCACGAAGGAGGAAATCCTCCAGAACTACCTCAACGCGATCTACTGGGGCGACGGCGGGCCGGTCGAGCTGTACGGCATCTACTCGGCGGCGCAGGCGTACTTCCGCAAGACGCCCAAGCAGCTCAGCCTCGCCGAGAGCGCCTACCTGACGATCCTGGTGCCGACCGCCAACCGTTACTTCGACTACGCGGCGGTGCGGCCCCTGATGAAGGTCCTGCTCAACCGCATGGTGGAGGACGGCTGGGTCACCCGCGCGCAGGCGGACGCGGCGTGGCGCGAGAAGCTCCAGCCGCGCGGCTGGAAGGTCGCCTACGCCGCCGACGGGACCCTCAAGGGCGCCAAGCTGGTGGACCGCTCGGCCAAGGAACTCAAGGCGGTGACGAGCACCCGCGCCCAGCACTTCGTGAGTCAGGTCGAGCAGGAACTCGTGCGCCGCTTCGGGCGCGACAAGGTGTACGGCTCGGGGGGCCTGCGGGTGTACACGACCCTCGACCCCAAGCTCCAGGATGCGGTGGAGACGGCCAGCCGCGAGGCGACCTCGCTGTCGTACCGGGGCTTTCCGCCGGGCGCGACGCTGGGCGCCACGATCCTCGACCCCTACACGGGCGAGGTGCTCGGGATGATCGGGCAGCGCATCGTGCCGGGGCAGCCTCTCCCGGACTGGAACAACGCCGCGCAGGGCCAGCGGCAGATCGGCTCGACCATCAAGCCGCTGCTGTACACGACGGCGCTCTCGACCGGGCTCGACCAGACCCACCGCGAGGAGGACAAGCCCGTCACCTTCCCCTGCGCCATCGGCTGCAAGGACGGCGTATACAAGCCCCAGAACTTCGAGGGCGCGACGACCTTCCGCAACATGACGATCCGGGAAGCGCTCGACCGCTCGCTCAACCTCGTGACGGTGCGGCTCGCGGACCGGATCGGGCTCCAGACCTTTTTCGGAAAGATCCGTGACCTGGGCATTCCGCCGAACGACGGCACCGGGCTCGCGGCGGCGCTGGGGGCGGTGGAGACCACGCCGGTCAAGATGGCCGCCGCGTACGCGCCCTTCGTGAACGGGGGGCTCTACCGGGCGCCGCGCTACATCACCCGGGTGACGACCGCGCGGGGCGAGGTGCTGTACGACGCGGCGAACGACCTCACGCGCGCCAAGCGGGTCTGGACGCCGCAGGTGGCCTTCCTGGGCCTCGACATGATCCGGGGGGTGGTGAACGACCTCAGCGAGCGCCAGGGCGGCCTCGCCACGCGGGCGAAATTCGGCGAGTGGCCGGTGGCGGGCAAGACGGGCACCTCGAACGGGCCCAAGGACTTCTGGTTCATCGGGACCACGCCGCTCTACACGGGCGCGGTGTGGGTCGGCAAGCAGCAGGGCGGCGAGATGCCCACCTCCTACTACTCGGGGTACGTGAACGCGCCGATCTGGCGCCGGATGATGGAGATCGCCCACGCGGGCAAGACGCCGACCGCCTTCGTGGAGCCGCCCGGCATCCTCTACGCGGAGGCACCCGACCCCGGCTACCTGCCCGGCGTGAAGATCGCCCGCGTCGATCCCCGCTACAACACGTCCACGACCGCCATCGAGCGCGACGCCCCGCCGCCCACCGTGTACCGCGAGGCGACGTGGCAGCCCGCCCGGGACTCGCGCACGACCGTGATCAGCGTGGACCGCACGACGGGCCGCCTCGCCACCGAGTTCACGCCCCCCGACCGGATCGAGCGGCGCCGGGTGTACCTCGAAGAACTCCCCGCCTACGCCCCCGACCCCAACCCCCAGCCCCTGCGCGACGAGAAGCCCGACCCCGAGGCGCTGAAGGTGGTGCGGGCCAAGCAGACGACGCCCAGCCCCAAGGCCGCCGAGCCGGACGACACGACGGCGCCCTGAGGACGAGACGGAGAGGAGGCTCCCCCGAGTGCGGCGGGAGCCTTCTGCCTTCTCACGCCCCTGTCACGCGGCGGTGAGGCCTGGGGCGGCATGATGCGGCCCATGAGACGCGCTCCCCTGCTCACGCTGCTGCTGGCCCTCGGGATTTCGGACGCCGGGGCGCGGGTGCGGCTGGGGGAGGTGCTGCCCCCCCACCCCTGGACCTCCGGTGAGCGCGAGGTCGTCGTCGTGTACTCGCACGACTGCGGCGACCTGGGCGAGTTGTGGGGGGCGGTGCTCGCGGCGGGGCTGCCCGTGCGGGCGGTGAACGCGGAGGACGTGCCCGCCCCGGCGCCAAAGGGGGTGAACGTCTGGCGCGGCCCGGAGGCGACCGCCTTCGCCCGCGCGCTGCGGGTGGGCGCCTACCCCACCGTGCTCCTCGTGCGGGAGGGCCGGGTGTTGAACGCCTGGGAGGGCAACTTTGGGGGCGATCTGGGGCTGGGGGGGCGGTGATGTTCTCCCTCTCCCCTTGCGGGTGACTCGCAGAGCCGCGGAGCGGAGGGTTGGGGTGAGGGGGCGTGTGACCAGCACCAACGCCAGCAAGACGCCCTGCCTCACTCCCTGCCGCGCCGCATGACGTTTGCGTTCACCCCCTCTGCTGCGCAGCTCTGCGAGTCCCAACCTCCCCCCTCAAGGGGGAGGAGCTAAAAACACCGTCTTCCTACTTGCCTTTCCGAGTAGGTCACAAGCAAAAACCAGAACTCTACTCCTCCCCGGGGACAGCCCGCCCTATGGCCCTGGGCTAGACTCGCCCCATGTTCGCCTCTCCCGGTGCCCCGTCCGTCACGGTGGCCTTTCTCGCGGGGCTGATCTCGTTCCTGAGCCCCTGCGTGCTGCCGCTCGTGCCGAGCTACCTCGGCGTACTGGGCGGGGCGCGGGCGCCGCTGGGGCGGGCGCTGGGCTTCATCCTGGGCTTCGGGCTCGTCTTCATCGCGCTGGGGGCGACGGCGAGCAGCCTGGGGGCCCTCCTCGCGCCGCACAAGATTCTGCTCGGGCGCGTGGCCGCCGCCTTGATCATCTTCTTCGGGCTGGTGATGCTGGGCGTGATTCGCCTGCCCGTGCTGATGCGGGACACGCGGGCGCTCGGCAACGCGGGAGGGTACGGCCCGGTCGCGCTGGGAGCGGCCTTCGCCTTCGGGTGGAGCCCGTGCCTGGGTCCGGCGCTGGGGAGCATCCTGGGCCTGGCCGCGAGCAGCGCCAGCCTGGGGACGGGGGTGGGGCTGCTCGCCGCGTACACGCTGGGGCTCGCCGTGCCCTTTCTCCTCGCCGCGCTGCTGTGGGACCGTCTCAACCTGCGGAGGTTGAACCGTTACGCGGGCGTGTTCGAGAAGGTCGGCGGCGCGGTCCTCGTCCTCGTCGGGGTGCTGATGCTGACGGGGCAGTTCACGCGGCTGGCGACCTTTTTCTACGAGGTGATGCCGGCGTGGCTGAGGGTGTAGAGGGACGGGTTGTAGGAGAGGATCAGCCCCCACAACCCATCCACGCCCTCCAGCTCCGCGACCTCTGGCTGAGGCTGGGCCGCGAGGTCATCCTGCGCGGCGTAACCCTCGACGTGCCGGCCGGAGAGAGCGTCACCCTGCTCGGCGAGAACGGGGCGGGCAAGACGACGCTGCTGCGCGTCCTCGCGTCGGGGCTGCGGCCCACCCGGGGCGAGGGGCGGGTGCTGGGCTTCGACCTGGGGGACGGGCGGGCGGTGCGCGAGTGCATCCACCTGATGCCGGTGGACGGCGGGCTGTACCCCGACCTGACTTGTACGGAAAACCTCGACTTCGCGCTGCGGATGCACGGGCAGAGAGGAAACGTAGCGGGAGGGCTGCGGCGGGTCGGGCTGGAGCGGGCTGCGGGCCGCCGCGTCCGCTTCCTGTCGGCGGGAATGCGCAAACGCCTCGCCCTGGCCCGCGCGCACCTTCTCGCCCGGCCCGTGACCCTGGTGGACGAGCCCTTCGCCAACCTCGACGAGGGGGGGCGGGAGCTGACCCTGGAATTGCTCGGCGACCTCGCTTCGAGAGGCGTGACGCTGGTGATCGCCGCGCACGAGCCGCACCTCGCACGGCGGGTAGCCCCCCGGGCGGTGCGGCTGGTCGGCGGGAAGGTCGAGGAGGACCGTGGAACGTAGGGCGTGGAAGACGGAGGGGGAGGCTCAACCCACCACGCCCCACGCTCCCCCCTCCACGGTCCGCCCGGCCCTCACCCTCGCCGCCAAGGACCTGCGGGTCGCCGGGCGGACGCGGGACACGCTGCTCGCCACCGCCTTTTTCGCGGGGCTGGTGCTCCTCGTGCTGGGGCTGGCGCTCGGCGGGGACGGCACGGCGCGGACTGTGGAGCAGACGGCGGGGGTCGCGGCGGGGGCGGTGTGGACGGCGCTCGCGCTCGCGGCGGCGGTGGGGGCGCAGCGGGCCTTCGCGCAGGAGCAGGAGGCGGGGGCGCTGGAGCAGCTCCTCCTCTACCCGGGGGCGCACGGGGCGCTGTACGTCGGCAAACTGCTGGGGGTGCTGGGTCCCCTCTTCCTCGTCGCGGCGTTCACCCTTCCGGCGGGCCTGATCCTCTTCGGGGCGGCGGGCGCGGGGCGGGCGGTGCCGTGGGGGGCGCTCGCCCTGGTGACCGCACTCGGCGTGATCGGCTTCGCGGCGGGGACGACTTTCTACGGCTCAATCACCGTCAACCTGCGGGCCCGCGAGGCGCTGCTTCCTGCCCTCGCCTTCCCCATCCTCGTGCCCGTGGTGATCGCCAGCGTCAAGGCGACTTCCCTCCTGCTCACGGGCGGGTGGACGCCGGAGGTCACGACCTGGCTGGTCTTCCTGGCGGCCTTCGACCTGGGAACGGTCATCCTGGCGACGCTGCTGTTCGGCTTCGCGGTGGAGGGGTGAGGTTGGCCGGGTACAGTGGCCCATGCCCACCGATGAGGCCAGCGTGGCCGCCGATGGTTTGAATCACCAACACACGACCGGGCCGCGCGGACACGAGCTGCTCGCCCTGCTCGAACGCGACCCCTCCGCTCGGCCCGACCACCTGAACCTCAACGGCTGCCACCTCCAGACCCTGCCCGAGAGTCTGCGCCGCTGCACGGGCGCGCGGGTCCTGAGCGTGTACGACAACGAATTGACGGCGGTGCCGGAGTGGGTGTGGAAGATGACGGGGCTCACGACCCTCAACCTGTCGGCGAACCGCCTGGCCGAGCTTGCCCCGGGGCTGGGCAGGCTGACCGGATTGCAGATGCTCGACCTCGGCCACAATGGGTTGAGCACGCTGCCGGACGTGCTCGGCGGGTTGCAAGAGGTGAGATTCCTGTACCTCAGCAACAACCGCCTGACCACGTTGCCCGACTCCCTGCGTCACCTGGGCTCGCTGCGCTACCTCAACGTCACCGACAACGCCTTGACTGCCCTTCCTGACTGGCTGGGCGAATTGGCGACCCTGGTAGAGTTTCGCGCGTACACCAACGCGCTCACGTCCCTGCCCGCCTCGCTGGGGGCGTTGGGCGAGCTGCGGGAGCTGCACGTCATGAACAACCGCCTGACCAGCCTGCCGCCCGAGTTAGGGAACTGCGCCCGGCTGGGCAAGCTGATGGCGCAGGGCAACGCCCTCACGACAATGCCCGAGGAGATCGGCAAACTCGGCGCCCTCACCGAGCTGGACCTGCGGTTCAACCACCTGACGGAGTTGCCCGCGTCGCTGGCCGAGCTGGAACACCTGCGCCTCCTCGATCTGCGGGCGAACGGGCTGACGGCGCTGCCGGAGGGGCTGGCCTTCCTCCCGAACCTGGAGAAACTAGACCTGCGCTGGAATCGCCTGACCTCGCTGCCCCCGGCGTTCCGGCGGCTGGAGGAAAGAGGGTGCCTGATCTATACGTGAGGGGCCCGTGGCTTGTCGCCTGTAGCCCGTAGACGGTCAAGTCCCCTTCCATAAGGTTACGAGCTTCCCGCCACCAGCAGCACCGCCCGTCCGTCGTGGTCCCCGGTCGTCTCGGCAGGTGTATCGAGGCGCGAGCCCATGTCCACGTACCCGGCCCGCCTGAACACGGTGCGGGTACTGAGCTTGTCGGCGAGGTCCTCGCGGGCAACCTGGAAGGAGCGGTAGGGGTGGCCGGGGCGGGGCAACAGGCGGACGCCTTCCAGGCTGAAGGCGCCCGTAAAGACGTACCCGTTCGTCACGGGAACGGGACCGAACATGCGCCCGTGGTTGTTGGGCACGAAGAAGGGGTCGTCGCTGAAGGCTTCGCCCGGTCCGGTGGGCAGCATGGAATAGAGCCTCCCGCCGACCTCCCCGAAATACCCGGTGCTGTGCCCACCCTTGGGACCGTACCCGGCGGCGTTCATCGCAGCCAGAAGGCGGACCGTGGCTTCCTCCGGACTCCGGGCCAAGCGGTCGATCAGGAGGACGTTGACCGGCTCGCGCAGGGTGCGCCCGCCGAGCCTCTCGCCGAGCCAGGTGGCGGGCACGAGGTCTTTCGTGATCATCCAGCGCCCGACCTCGCCTATGCCGGGCACCGTGACGGGCGCGCCCTCGGGGCGGTAGGTGGAGGGTTCGGGAAGGGGCGCGGCGGGGGCCGAGGCCGAGGGGGCGCAGGCGGTCAGCGTCAGGGCGGCGAGGGCCAGGGCAACGGTCAGGGGGCGGGCAGACTTCATAGGGCACCTCTTGGCTTTGCAGCTCCACGACTCCGGGGGAGGGCGGCGGGTTGAGAGCCTCACCGTACCCTATCCGCAGGGGCACTCCCTCTCCATGCGCCGGGGGGACACTCGCACTTGTCCCTTCCGCGCCAGGACGCGATTCTGTGGGCACGAGAGCACGCCGCACCCCCGGTCACGGTGACCTTCACGGGCGCGGCTCAGAATGGGGTCTGACATGAAACAAGATCGAGTCACGACGGGGCTGGGCGCCGCGACCCTCCTCGCCCTGGGGGCGGCGGTGGCGCTGGGCCTGAGCGCGCCCCTGGACGTCAACCAGGGCTCGCTCGTCCGCCTGATGTTCGTGCACGTGCCGACCGCGTGGCTGAGCTACCTCGCCTACGGCGGCACCGGCCTCTTCGGGCTGCTGTACCTGCTCACCCGCCAGCGCCGCTTCGACCGCCTGGCGCTGAGCAGCGCGGAGATCGGCGTGCTGTTCACGGCGGCGACCATCGTGGGCGGGATGCTGTGGGCCAAGCCGACCTGGGGCGTGTACTGGGTGTGGGACGCGAGACTCACGACCACCGCCCTGAGCCTCGTCGTGTACGGCGGCTACCTCCTGATCCGCACGCTGATCGACGACCCGGACCGCCGGGCGCGGGTGGCGGCGGTCGTGGGGCTGGTGGGCACCCTGTACGTGCCGATCAACTACATGGCGGTGGAGTGGTGGCGGGGCGTGCACCAGACGCAGACCCTCAAGCTGCTGGGCAAGATTCGCTTCGACGCCGCGCCCGTGTACGGGTGGGTGCTGCTGGCGGCGACGGTCGCCTTCTCCCTCCTGTACTTCTACCTGCTGCGCGTGCGGGCGACCCTCGCCGCCCGTGAGGAAGAGCGTGAGGAGCGCGAGCTGATGGGGGACCTGAGCCCGCTGGAGGTCGCCCGTGGATAAGTACGCCGCCTACGTGATCGTGGTGTACGTGGTGACCCTGCTGCTGCTGGGGGCCTACCTCGTGTGGATGTGGGCGCGGCTGCGGATGAACCGTGAGGAGGAGCCAAGGTGACCCTGCCCTCTCCCCTGCCGCAGGCGCGGCGGCGTAAGCGCAGCCCGCTGCCCACCGTCCTCGGCATCGTCGCCCTGGTCGCGCTGACGGCCTTCATCGCCTTCGGGAACCTGGGCAAGAGCCTGGAGTACTTCGTCACGCCGACCGAGTACGTGCAGCAGCGCGCGGAGCTGGAGGGGCGGCCCCTGCGGATCGGCGGCCTCG
This window harbors:
- a CDS encoding heme exporter protein CcmD, translated to MDKYAAYVIVVYVVTLLLLGAYLVWMWARLRMNREEEPR